The Balneolaceae bacterium genomic sequence ACACCCCCTTTGTGCTGTTGTTCTTTTGTACGGCCATCCTGCTGGGGATGATCCTGTCGGTTTCGTCGGTGCTCTGCGAGGAGTTCACCTTCCGCCGGTATCCCGGCATGAGGGATGTGGCACTCCTGGCCGGCTACGCTTTCCTGGAAAATATCGGTTATCGGCAGATCCATACCTGGTGGCGCTTCCGTGGGCTGGTGGACTTCCTCAAGGGCAACATGGACTGGGGGGAGATGGTGCGCCATCGCTTTGACGACGAGTCTACAGAAGGAGGGGCGGACACCCCCGCACGGGAGGTTACTCCGGGATGGCGCAGGCGTCTTATTCCCTGGGTCTACCGCGGAGTGGTGAGCGTCGTGGCCCTGCTGCTCGTGCTGCTGGTGGTACAGGTGCTGGTCTTCGAAGGCGTGTTGCCGGCGTATCTGCTGCCCTTTTCCTGATCCCGTTTCCCCGGTTGCACGGTCTCCGTCTTATGGTATTTTAGGTAAAATCCAGTCAAAATACGCAAGGTGATTTCCATGCATATGCCCAAAAGCGTGATTCCGGGCGACTGATTCGTACGGTGGTTATTCACTGCGCAGGCTCTTCACCGGGTTCATGGTGGCCGCTCTGAGCGACTGCCAGCTGACCGTCAGCAGGCAGATGAGCACCCCGGCCAGCAGGGTGACAGCGAAGACGCCCGCGCCGATCTCTGTGCGGAAAGCGAAATCCTGCAGCCAGCGGTCCATGAACCACCAGGCCGGCAGGGAGGCCAGCAGGAAGGCCAGCCCCACCAACGCCAGGAACTCGCGGGAGATGAGGAAGATGATGTGGGAGATGCCGGCGCCCAGCACCTTGCGGATACCGATTTCCTTGGTACGCCGGGAGGTGGTGAAGGCCACCAGTCCGAAAAGTCCCATACAGGCGATAAACACGGCCAATCCTGAGAATATGCCGTAGATGCCGGCCAGCCGCGACTGAGTGTTGTACTGGGTGGCGTAATCCTCATCCAGGAAGAAATAGTTGAAGGTATAGCCTGGGAAAAACTCCTCCCAGGTGGAGCGCATGTGTTCGATCATTCCCGAGGCACCGGAAAGGCCCTGCGCGGCGTCGAAACGCAGGGCGTAGTAGTCGAAATATTGCGGCTCGACGACCATCACCATGGGCTGGATATTATGTTGCAGGCCGTGGTGATGGTAGTTCTCAATGACTCCTAGCACCGGGTCTTCCAGCAGGCTGTTGATGGTGGTAACCTGCTTGCCTATGGCTTCGGCGGGGGAGTCCCAACCGAAGGCCTCCACGGCGGCGCGGTTGATGACTACGCCGGACTGCGCGTCGGAGGGCCGCTCAGGATCAAAGGCGCGGCCCGCCGCAAGTTCCAGTCCGAAGGTGGGGATGTAGTCGAAGTCTACCGGCAGGTACTCCACCGATAGGCTCTGATCGGGATTCTGCCCCTCACCATAGGCCAGTATGCTGCGCCAGCCGGACCGGCCGGGGGTGGCCATGGCAGAGGTGACCTGCGTGACGGCTGGGTGAGAGGCCAGCTGCTGCTTGACGGTGACATACTGATTCGGACTAAGGGAGGACTGTCCGCGGCGCGCGTCCATCACCACCACCTGCTCCTTCTGGAAGCCCAGTTCTTCGGATTGCATATAGTCGAGCTGCTTGACCACCACTACGGTACATATGATAAGAAAGCAGGTGACGGCAAACTGGAAGACCACCAGCCCCTTGCGCAACGTCGCCCCTTTCCCAAAACTGGTAAAACCGCTCTTGAGAACCTGAACCGGCCGGAAAGCCGAAAGCAGGAAGGCGGGGTAGAGGCCTGACAGCAGACCGACAACCACCACAAAGCCCAGCAGGACCACCCCCATGGCCGGCGTGAAGAGATCGCCCCAGGTGAAGGCGTTTTGGGTGAGGTGGTTGAACAGGGGCAGGGCCCAGACGGCCAGTCCCATGGCCAGAACCATGCTGAAGAAGGCGGTGAGGGTGGATTCGGTCAAAAACTGCACAATAAGCCCGCGCCTTCCGGAGCCTACGGTCTTGCGAATGCCTACCTCCTTGGCACGCTCCAGCGAGCGGGCGGTTGAGAGATTCATGAAATTGATACAGGCGATGATCAGCAGGAAGAGGGCGATGCCCCCCAGAAGGTATAGGTAGCTGATATCGCTGGAGGGCCCGAGTCTGTTGCCGGTGTTCACCCTCAGGTAGATATCTTGCAGGGGTTCCAGGCGCACCTCCGGCTCCATGTTGAGTCCCCGAAAGTAGTCGCCTGCCTTCTCCATGTAGATGTCCCGAACCTTATCGCGAAGGGCATCCACGTCCGTGCCCGGGCGCACCAGCACGTAGTTGTACATATTGAGGTCGAGCCAGTGCTGGTCGATGGCGTTCTCGAAGGTGGGCCGTACCTGCTTCCAGCTCTCGAAGGATACCAGGGCGTCGAACTGCAGGTGGGAGTTGTCCGGGACGTTCTCCGCCACACCGGTGACGGTGAACTGCAGGGAATCACGCAGGGTGAGGGTCTGTCCCAGGGCCGTGGCGTCTCCGAAGTACTTATCCCGGAGATCTTCGGTGATAACCACGCTGCCGGGCGCGTCGAGGGCCGTGGAAGGGTCGCCTTCGGCCAGGGGAAAGTCGAATACCTCCAGGAATTCGCCGTCCGCCACCAGCGTGTTGTCGAAGTAATGGCGCCCCTGGTGGCTGACGGGCCACGATTCGCTGCGCAGGTAGACGGCCTCCTCGACTTCCGGATACTCCGACTCGAGCACCTGTCCCAGCGCCCAGCCGTTGGTGTGGTAGCTGGAGGTGGCTACGCGGTAGATGCGGTCCGCGTTGTCATGCCACCGGTCGAAACTGAGTTCGAATCGCAGGTAGAGCACCATCAGAAGGCAGGCCGCCAGGGCCACGGCCAGTCCCATGATATTGATGAAGGCATAGCCCTTTCGCCGGCGGAAGTTTCGGAAGGTGATCTTCAGGAAGTTGGGCATGAGGGTGAACAGGCGGCTGCGGCCTTCCCATTCTTTTCTGGGTTTTTTGCCCCTGCGCGCCACGCGGTACTGATCCTCGAGTGCATCCAGGTCTTCCAGCTCCCCGGCGGTGACCCGCCGGAAGGCTTCCTCCGCTTCGATGCCGCTTTCCACCAGGTCGTCGATCCGGTCGCGCAGGTGACTTTCCAGCTCCTCTACGTGGCCGGGTTCGAGCTGGCGTCTTTTTCGAAGCTCCTTTCTCCAGGCCTTGATGGCCTCCTCAAGACTGAATGCATCCATAGTGCCTCCACATCTGGTATACCTAATTGTATTAGGGGTTACAGGTAAGCATACCTAATATAACCGGGTAAGGTTACAAAGAAATATAGGGAGGACCGGCCGTTGTGATAGAGGCCGTGAAAGGGGGGCGGTGCGTGCTCAGGCAGGATGGATCTCGTAGGTGCTGCGGATTTCGGTGGCCTTTTCCAAGGCCTTGGAGACCGAGCAGTACTTGCCCAGGGAGAGATCGATGGCGCGCTCCACCTTTGCGGGATCGATGTCGCCGGTGAAAATATATTTAACGTCTACGGTCTCGAACTCCGAGTAGGTGTCGCGGCTCTTCTTGTCGCCGGTGACCTCGATGCGAAAATCGCGGACATCCTGCTTCTGTTTGCGCAGTATACCGGCAATGTCGATGGCGCTGCAGGCGCCGATGCCGGCCAGCAGCAGCTGGAGCGGGGAGATGCCGCCCTCCAGTCCGCCCACCGTGCCTGAACCGTCCAGGCGGATTTTACCTCCGCTCTCGTTGCGGGCTTCAAAATGCTGTTCCTGGTCGAGTTGTTGGATGCTGATCTTCATGAATGGTATGGCCCTATTTGTGATGTTTGTGTCGGGGTTTGGCGTGCCGTTTCTCCAGCCTCTTCACTAAGCGCTCAAGGGAGACGTCCTTCTCCTGCATGAGCACCATCAGGTGAAAAAGCAGGTCGGCCACCTCCCCGGTGAATTTCTTTTTCTTGTCGTTCTTGGCCTCGATGACGGTCTCCACGGCCTCCTCACCCACCTTCTGGGCGATCTTGTCCAGTCCCTTGTCGAAGAGGTAGGTGGTGTAGGAATCCTCGGGACGCTCCTCGCGGCGGCTACGGATCAGGGCCTCCAGCTCGGTCAGGAAGGCCAGGCGGGAGGCCGGTGGATCGAAATCTTTGCGGTGGAAACAGGTCTCCTCGCCAGTATGACAGACGGGTCCCGTGGGTTCGGCCAGCACGAGGAGGGTGTCGCGATCGCAGTCGGCCTGGAGATCCACCAGGCGGAGCCGATTACCCGAACTCTCGCCCTTGGTCCAGAGCCGCTCCTTGCTGCGGCTGTAAAAGGTGACCAGCTCCTGCTCGAGGGTCTGCCGAACCGCCTCGCGGTTCATGTAACCGAGCATGAGTACGCGTCCGTCGCCGGCGTCCTGAATGACGGCCGGCAGCAGGCCGCCTCCCTTGTCAAAATCCAGTGCTTCGATGTCCAATGCGTTCTCTTTCATGGGATGGTGCGGGCCCTCGGGCCCCGTCGGTTTATTCGGTTTGGCGGGTGGACGTTCGGCGGACCGTAACGCCCTCCCTGTGCATGATTTCCTTGAGCTTTTCCACCGATATCTCGCCGAAGTGGAAAATGCTGGCCGCAAGCACCGCATCAGCCTTTCCTTCGCGCACGGCCTCCACGCAGTGCTGCGGCCCTCCTGCGCCCCCGCTGGCGATGACGGGGATGCCCAGGCGTGCGTCGGCGCGGCGCAGCAGCTCCAAGTCAAAGCCCGATTTGGTGCCGTCGCGGTCCATGCTGGTCAACAGGATTTCCCCCGCCCCGCGTTCTTCAGCCTCTTCCATCCAGGCAAGGGCGTCCCTGCCGGTGGCTTTGGAGCCCCCGGAAATGTATACCTCCCAGGAGTCCCCGGCATGCTTGGCGTCCACCGCGGCTACGATGCACTGCGAACCGAAGGCTGCCGCGACGCGGTTGATCAGATCGGGATCGCGCACAATGGCGCTGTTCAGGGACACCTTGTCGGCCCCGGCCCGCAGGAGGCCGGCGACCTCCTCCACCGATCCTATGCCTCCGCCCACGGTGAAAGGGATGTCCAGCTCCCGTGCGATGCGGCGGACCAAATCCGCCAGGGTACGCCTCTTCTCCTTTGTGGCGGTGATGTCCAGGAAGACCAGCTCGTCGGCTCCTTCGGCGGCGTAGCGACGGGCCAGCTCAACGGGGTCGCCCGCATCCCGCAGGCCTTCGAAATTGATCCCCTTGACGGTGCGGCCGTCTTTGATGTCCAGGCAGGGTATGATACGTTTTGCGAGCATGGGGGAGAGGTACCGGATGTCGGAGTGGGGAAAGTATACCCAACTTTTGCCAGAAAATCTGTCGGTTGTGGGACTTCGGAGCCGCCCGGCTCCATTACGTATAGAGCTTCAGTTCGTCCAGGGTGACCTTCTTTTCGTAGTAGGCCCGTCCCACCACCGCGGCGGCAAGGCCGACCTCCCGCAGGTCTTGCAGGTCGGCTGCCGAACTCACCCCGCCCGAAGCGATGAAATACAGCTCGGGGTACTGCTCCTGCAGATCCCGGTAGAGGGCAATGTTGGGACCCTCCAGTGTGCCATCCCTTGCGATATCGGTGCAGAGCACATACTGAAGTCCCCTGTCGATCATGGGCTGCAGAAAGGTGTCGATGGACTGCGCGGAGGTCTTCTCCCAGCCCGAATAGGCGATCCTGCCCTCCTTCAGGTCCATACCCAGTACGGCCCGGCCGGGATGTTCCTCCAGCAGGCGGTACCACGCCTTTGGCTTGCGAACCGCAAGGGAGCTGCAGATTACTCGGGACACGCCGGCCTCCAGCAGCCGGAGGGCGTCGTCGTAGGAGCGCACACCGCCGCCGGCCTGCACCTCCACGCCGGTCTCCTCTACCATGCGGGTGATATGTGAAAGATTCACGAAAGCGCCTTCGCGCGCCCCGTTGAGATCAACCACATGCAGGAAGCGGAAACCCGCATCGGCAAAGGTACGGGCCTCTTCCAGTGGTCGGTTGTTGTAGACGGTGACCTTTTCGTAGTCGCCCTTGGTAAGGCGGACCACCCGGCCGTCCAGAAGGTCGATAGCGGGAATGACGTTCACAGTATTCAGGGTCTGAGGTGGGATTGCGGTTTGGCTAACGCGGACACGGCACAGAGCGACAGGCACCAGTCCCGGTTCAGGAAGTTAACAAGAAAACAGGGGGAATATCAGACCGGATTGTCCTTTCTGGCCGGTGGTGGATTTGCGACGGCTAGTAGGAATACTTCAGGCGCAGGAAGAAGAGATTCTGGGTGTCCAGCGACGCGCGGAAGAGCCTCCCCTTGAGCAGCTGGGCGAGGACCATAAGGTCCAGGTTTTCACCCAGGGAGTAGCTTGCCTGGGGGATGATCACGGCCAGGGGACGGTCGAAGCTGCCCATGACACCCAAACTGGAGCTTATCAGGGGATGCAGCTGGTAGGAGGCGTTCAGGAACCAGCCGCTGCGCGCGATAAAGAGGTTGTCCGCCGTCGGGGGACGCACAAGTCGGGCAAGAGGCTCCCCTGTGCGCCGGTATCCCCCGTTGTAGAGCACTTCGCCCTGCAAATAGATCCCGAACGGCAGCATGTAGTCGACTCCCACGGTTGCCGTAAGGTGTCCCGCAGTCTCCAGCAGTTCGTCTTCGGGATGGAACCATGATACTTCGCCCTTCATGCCCGCCTGCCCGAGATACCCTGCCCAACCTGCGCCCACTACTATTTGCCTGCGGTAGTAGCCCCCGAGGAATTGCACGTCGTAGCTGCCCCAGCTCTCCCGTACCATGCCGGCCAGCACGGAGCCTTCCAAGTCACGGCCCATCCGCCAGGCGCCCTCTACCCCGGCGGCGTAACTCCAGTTGTACTGCGCGCTGAGGGCGTCCACCCCCGGGCGTTCCTCGTAGTCAAAATCGAGAAAGGCGTAGTTATTGAACAAATCGTTGGGATTCCAGATGTAGGTGCGTCCCCAGTTGATGCGCTGACGGCCGGCGTGAACCTCCAGGTCACCTGAAAACCAGCTCAGGTGCAACCGGTCAATATTCGAGTGTATGAGCGTTTGTTCCCCGCTGTGCCACACCCAGGAGAGGTCGGCATAGCCGGAATCGTGTTCGTAGTATTCCTTCAGGCCTGCACCGTGTCGGATGCTGTAACCGGTCAGCAGGCGCGTGCGCATGTCGGCCTGTACCGTGAGAGCGCGAGAGATGGACCAAGAGGACTCAAGGCGGTGGTGCAGTATGTTGTCATAGCGGAACCGTTTGAAGGCGTTGTCCGTCGAAATATGAGCCAATTCTTTCAGGTATCCCCCCAGTTTTAGGGTCCCGGCGCCCGAATCCTGGGCCAAAAGGGGGGCGGCGAGGGTGCCCGACAGTAGAAGTGCAGGAAGGAATTGCAGCAGGGAAGGGGGGCGGAAGGGTAGAGACATGCCCGCTCTAAGTCCGTGCCAAAGCCATTTAAATACGTTAAAAAGCATAATTATGAAATTTACATTTCACGAATCGCGAAACACATCACTATCTATCTTCCCGTCCACCAGGGTAACCACGCGATGTGCCCGGTCGATTACGCGCTGGTCGTGGGTAGAGAAGACAAAAGTCATCCTTTCCTCCCGGTTCAGGTCTGCCATCATGTCGAGCAGTTCGCCGCTGGACACCGAATCGAGGTTGGCGGTGGGTTCGTCAGCCAATACAAAATCGGGTTTGGAGGCAAGTGCGCGTGCTACGGCCACGCGCTGCTGCTGTCCCCCGCTGAGCTGGGAGGGACGCTTGTCGAACTTGTCCGCCAGTCCCACGGAACGCAACAGTGCAGCGGCGATTTCCCGGCACTCCCTGCCGGGACGACCCTGCATCTGCATGACGAAGGCCACGTTTTCAAGGGCGGTTAACACCGGTATGAGATTGTAGGCCTGGAACACGAAGCCGATGTGGTGCAGCCGGAAATCGATAAGTTTACGGTCCGACAGTGTGGCCAGGTTGGTTCCGCCCACCGAAACGCTGCCGGATGTGGGCGCGTCCAGCCCACCGATGATGTTCAGCAGGGTGGTCTTGCCCGATCCGGAGGGACCTACGATGGCGGTGAATTCCCCTTCCTCGATCTGCAAATCCACGCCGCGCAGCGCGTGCACTGGCACCTGGTCGGGGTTATAGACTTTGGTTAGGTCTCGAGTTTCAATGACTGCCATGGCGTCAGATTTTATGGATTGCTTCCACGGGATTCAGTTTCAGTGTTTTCCATGCGGGATATAGGGCCGAGAGGAAAGCCGCAGCGGCTACCAGCAGGGCGATGTTGAGATAATAGGCCGCGGTGAGTTCGGGATAAATGACCGTGCCCATACCGTAGGCGCTGAGTCCCTCCGCAAAGGGACCCAGGTCGATGCCCGTACGACCCAGCACACCCACCGTGATCCAACTCAGAAGCAGTCCCAGAGGCGTACCGGCCATGGTCAGGAAAAAGGTCTCGGCCAGTATCATACCAAACAGTCTCATACGGTTCATGCCCACAGCCATGAGCATGCCCAGCTCTTTGGTGCGCTCCAGGATGGCCATCAGCATGGTATTGACGATACTGAAGACCAGGGCAATGAGGATGATGATCATGATCACGTACAAGGAGATGTCCATGGAGCTGTAGACGTACTGCAGCTCAGGGGCGATCTGATCCCAGCTCCTTACCTCCAGGTCCGGCAGCCCGGCGGCTATTTCGCGCCTTAACTGCGGGGCCCGTCCAAAGTCGTCGATCATCAGGGTCATGCGGTGCACCAGGGTCGAATCACCGAGCAGGGGGTTCAGGTCCTCGCGAAGGACAAATACGTTCCCCTGGTCGTAGCGGTCGTAGGATGAGTCGAAGATGCCGTCCACACGGAATGCGCCCGCGGTGATATCACCGTTGGTGTCTTGGAAGCTGAGCACCAGGCGGGAGCCCGGTTCCAGACTGAGACGCTCGGCGAGAGCGCGACCAACAGCAACCGGGGTGCGCCGGCCTGGGTCGGGCATGGTCCCCTCCACCAGGTGCCCATGAACCGGGTGCAAGGTGTCCGCCTCGCCGCCCAGCCCGTGGATAGTCACCCCGTAGTTTCCACGGGCACTCTGGGCAAGACCGCTTGCAATGCTTTCCGCGCGCAGGGCCGCGACACCTGGCAGGTCGCGCAGGGAATCGGCCAGCGAGGCCGCTTCCGGTATGGCCATGGAGGGCTGCATGAGGTCGCCGAATTCGGGGTGGCGCACCTGCAGGTGTCCGATGCTCAGATTCAGCTGTTTCTGCAAGTAGCCCTGGGCCATGCCGTTGAAAAAGGCCGAGATAAAGACGCCTGCCCAGAGTCCGAGCACCACGGCGACGATCACCACCGCGCTGCGCGTGGGAGATCGCCAGATGTTTTTCCAGCCGAGGGTCAGGATTTTGGCGAACATGTTATGACCTCATAGATTCTACGGGTTCTTTCCGGGCAGCCCTCACCAGGGGAACCAGGCTGAAGAGCAAGGTGATTACAAAGACGGTGATGGCCTGGCTGGTGAATATGCCGGGATCCATGGAAAAAAATAGCACCGGGTCCATGGCATACTGTTGCATGGCCGATTCCATGGCGCCTTCCAGGTTGATGGGATTCAGGTTAAGGTACCAGATCACAGGCAGGCTCAGCAGGATACCGAAACCGGCGCCCATCAGGGCGATCATCAGCACCTCGATGGCCAGGATAAAGAAAAGGGTGCTGCGTGGAGTGCCCACCGAAAGCATCACGCCGAACTCGAAGCTGCGCTCGGCGATCATCATGAGTACCGTGCCCAGGATGCCGAACCCCACCACCATGTAGAGCACCCCCAGGATGATGATGCCGCTGCCGCGGTCGGCCTGTATGGCCTGCTGCAGTTCGGGCATCATTTCTTTCCAGCTCATCACTTCGTACTGGGAGGTATCCACCCGGCTTCGGAGCAGGGAGACCGTCTCCTCGAGGGTCCGGGGATCCTCCAGCATCAGGGCCGCGGCGGTCAGCCGGTCCGGGGCGGAAAACAGTTCCTGTGCGGTCTCCAGGGGGAGATAGACCAGGTTGTCGTTCAGCTCCGGATTGGCGTAGGAGACTACACCCCGTATGGGATAGAGCCCGGCCGCGGTCATGCCGCGCCAGCCCTGTCCCAGCAGCACCAGGCTGTCGCCCAGGACGGCGCCCAGCCGATCGTAGAGACCCTCGCCCAGGATGGCGCCATGTTTGGAGGGGGAATCAAAATAGCGGCCGGCCTGCAGGCTGGAAGGAGGGTCACTGAGGGCACGCTCGGCTGCGGGATCAATGCCCAGTACCATGGCGGGCCGGCTCTGGCGCCTGGCGGCGCTCAGGGCGTAGGACTCCAGCCTGGGGACTACAGAGATCACGCCCGGAGTTGAGGCCAGGGTGTGGTGCAGGGTGTCACTCATGGCCATGCTGTTCTCCAGGGTGGGCTCATCCCAGAAGCCGCGGGCGTGCACCTGGATGTGTCCGATATACTTGCCCACGGTGTTCTCGATCATATTGTCGTACTGTCCCTCTTGCGTAGAACGGGTCAGCACCGAGAGAAAAACAGCCACTACGATGGAGAGAGTGGTGATAACCGTACGGCGACGGTTTCGCCAGATGTTGCGCCAGGCCAATTTGAATGCCAGCATGCGACTACTCCACTCTTTTCATGTTTTGCGTACTGAAAAAGGACGCTTCGAGTCCCACGTCGAACGCCAGGCTGTGGTAGAGGAGTTCGGTGCGGTGGCCCGCCTCGTCGGCCGGAATCATGACCATGCGCGTGGGGATGGTGCGGCCATCCATGCTGGCGATATCCGAGCCTTCCATGGTTTTTACCAGCAGACCCTCCTCGTCGTAAAACTCCGTGCGCAGCTGCAGGTACTCTTGCTTGGAGATGTAACTCACCACGGTGCCCCAGACCACGGGGGCGTCGGGTTTGGGTGTCATCTCTATACGCCAGCATTCGCGGCCGCTCACGGTGCTGTCTCCGGCCAGGCTGTGCTCGTAATCGGATACGATGGAGGATTCGCGCACCAGGTCGTTGTTGGAAAAGTCAGAGCCCATCCACGACTGGCTCATCATGGAAGGCGGAAGCTTGACGGTGCGGTTGATGTCGGGCAGCCAGTGCCAGATCTCGTTGCCGCGTTTCAGGTAGGCTGTGCCGGCATCGCGGGCCGGGGCGGTGACCAGGATGAGGCTGAACTCGCTGCCCAGGCTCCAGCCCTTCAGGGAGAGCTCACGCTCCCAGGAGGGGCGCACGATGCGCATGGTGATCTCCGATCGTGAGCTCTCACCCCTCATTTTCTGGTCGGCCCGGCGTACGATCTCTGTGGCGTCGGGTGTCTGCTGTGCAAGGGCGGGCTGCCAGAGTGCAGCCAGCGCCAGGTAGCAGGCTAGCAGTATGCTAGGAAGTCGTGTGATCGGGTACATAGCGGCGGATTACTTTTTCTTTCATGGTTTCCAGGGGATACTCCTCGCCCATGGAGATGCAGCCCATGGCAAAGCCGTCCAGTTGGGCGCCCAGGAAGTACGCCTCGGTTTCGGCATCGTCATGGCCCAGCTCCTCGAGGAGTTCTTTCAGGATGGTCATCTGCTGCTTATTGTAGCGGTCGATGGCGGGTTTGAGGGTGCGCAGCGCCTCCGGCTGCAGGCTGAGACCGATCAGCAGGCGCATGGTTTCTGTCTCCTCCCGTATGAAACCGAATATCATCTCGATCATGTAGACAAAGCGGCCGGCAGGCGGGAGGTGATCCGGGAAATCCATGGCCTGGTCGCTCATGGCGGCCAGCTCCTCGAATATGCTCTCCAGGATGGCCTCCTTGCTGTCGAAGTAGTGATAGATGAGTCCCTTCGAGATGCCCGCCTCCTCAGCAATGGCGCTGACCGGGGTCTGGGTAAACCCCTGCCGGGCGAAGAGGGGAAAGGCCGCCTGGCGGATGCTGCTGCGGGTTTCCTCGCGAAGGACCTGGTTCTGTTCGGCGGTTCTCGGGCTCATGTCACTTGTTAACTGACCGTTCAGTCAACAATATGCAACACCCATTAGTAAATAGCAAGATGTATAGAAAAGTCGGTCCGGTGAGAGGTGTTAAACCATCTCCAGGAAATTCTGAAGCAACCGCCTTCCCGCGCTGCCCGATTTCTCCGGGTGGAACTGTACGCCCAGGTAGTTGTCGCGGCCGGCCGCTGCGGCAAAGGGAGTGATGTAGTCGCATTCGGCCAGCGTATGGTCGTTCAGCGGGGCATAGTAGGCGTGCACGTAGTAAAACCAGCTGCCGCCGTCCACGCCCCTCAGCAGGGGGTGGGAGTGGGATTCCGAGAAGGTGTTCCAGCCCATATGCGGTACCTTTTGCCGGTCGGAGCGAAAGCGCCTGAGGCGACCCGGGAGGATGCCCAGGCCCTTGCTGTCGCCCTCCTCTGAGGATTCATAGAGAAGCTGCATGCCCAGGCAGATGCCCAATACCGGCTTGTCGGTTTCCTTCAGCCAGAGGTCCAGGCCGCGGCTTTGCAGCGACTCCATGGCCGCTTTAGCGTGGCCCACACCGGGAAAGATCACGCCGTCCGCCGCCTCC encodes the following:
- the hisH gene encoding imidazole glycerol phosphate synthase subunit HisH, translated to MIAIINYDAGNLASVSNALERLGREHLITADPGELEAADGVIFPGVGHAKAAMESLQSRGLDLWLKETDKPVLGICLGMQLLYESSEEGDSKGLGILPGRLRRFRSDRQKVPHMGWNTFSESHSHPLLRGVDGGSWFYYVHAYYAPLNDHTLAECDYITPFAAAAGRDNYLGVQFHPEKSGSAGRRLLQNFLEMV
- a CDS encoding outer membrane lipoprotein-sorting protein; the protein is MYPITRLPSILLACYLALAALWQPALAQQTPDATEIVRRADQKMRGESSRSEITMRIVRPSWERELSLKGWSLGSEFSLILVTAPARDAGTAYLKRGNEIWHWLPDINRTVKLPPSMMSQSWMGSDFSNNDLVRESSIVSDYEHSLAGDSTVSGRECWRIEMTPKPDAPVVWGTVVSYISKQEYLQLRTEFYDEEGLLVKTMEGSDIASMDGRTIPTRMVMIPADEAGHRTELLYHSLAFDVGLEASFFSTQNMKRVE
- a CDS encoding TetR/AcrR family transcriptional regulator — its product is MSPRTAEQNQVLREETRSSIRQAAFPLFARQGFTQTPVSAIAEEAGISKGLIYHYFDSKEAILESIFEELAAMSDQAMDFPDHLPPAGRFVYMIEMIFGFIREETETMRLLIGLSLQPEALRTLKPAIDRYNKQQMTILKELLEELGHDDAETEAYFLGAQLDGFAMGCISMGEEYPLETMKEKVIRRYVPDHTTS